A segment of the Salminus brasiliensis chromosome 1, fSalBra1.hap2, whole genome shotgun sequence genome:
GAGCTGCACTTTGCCCTGCACCTCGTCGTGCTGTAGCCTGTCCATTAGCTGTGTCTGCTGCAGGTACTGTTTGTGCAGCTGTTCCCGCTCAGTGGCTAACTGCTGATAACCACTTGAGTACTGCTGCAAGTGGGCCAGATACTGATCCCGTTGCTCCTGGATGGATGAACACTCCTGCGTTCGCTCCAGCAGCTGAGTGAGGAGGCAAAATGAAAATCGGGTATGAAGGGAAGGTCAAAAGGTGAAATCCAGATTCCAAATGATATTACTTGTAAAACTGTTTTAGTGAATTGAAACTGGGCAAGAAGTAAGAGGTGAGTGGCACAAGTAGTGAAAATACAGAGATTTTATGTGAAGAGGCTTCAACCTGTTCTTTGGCATTGTGGAGTTCTTCCTGCAGCTGACCCATCTTGCGGGCTATCTCCTTTTTAATATGCTGCTCTGACTGCAGTGCGCTGGTGAGCTCCATGTTCTCATTAGTCTACAAAGACATGAAGAGCAGAGGTTATGGAAGGTGAGTCAGAATGACAGTTTAAACATAACACACCTGGGGTAAATTtgcagaaacaaaaaaaaaaaaagcacacaagTTTGGGCATAAAATACATAtgctttatggacaaaagtattgggacatctgctcattcattgtttcttctgaaatcaaaggtattgaAAGTTcgtcttgcttttgttggagtaacggtaAATACTGTCCAGATTTATTAAAGCATTTCTGTTTgggtttgattgtattcagcaacaagtgaaACTTGCTGTGCTGAAACTTgctgtgcttttgtttttgaTTCAGAACTAGACAGATCAAAATTGTTGGACTACTCAAACACTACATACCATAGGGTGGTTAAATGAAGAGCAAAAATGCTTACAATGCCCTGTGCTTTACATGCCTACAAATTGAAACACACTGATGCTATGTATCCTTACCAGCTTGACAAAGCCATTCTGCAGCTCAGCCAGCTGGTCTTTGAGCTCGCGGTTCTGAGTCAGGGCTCGACTGATGGTGGCCTTGTCACTCTGAACGTCCTCCAAGATACGCAGCTTGTCTTGAGCCTCATCAGCCGCCTGCTCGGCCTGCCTCTCCAACTCTTCCAGACGGGACTCCTGCTCCTGCACCAGCCGACTCAGCTGCTCGTTATCCCGAACCTGTGGCATGAGAGATTTTAAGAGTGCAAATGGTTTCGGCTCTGTCAAAATTAGAATAAAaagcttatctgggcagtaggtgtttatctcctcagtaaaaaacaaatattagaataaatactaataacattcatacagcAATGattttcatcactgtgttcatttaaaCATCTCCAAGGTTCTCCTCATGGGAGACTAGTTTTAATTAGAGTTCTCATCCAACActtggtttggtaaatcagtgcttaatggtgGAAAATTAGGTGAGCTGgagatggagttgaacacagttcttcaaactagctcacagGACCTTAACTACTTTCAACGAAATAAGAAAatcatatgtatatgtgtgacatatcagaatattatgaccactcaCAGGAGTTGTCGTTGTCGTTTTtcaacagcataacagtggtgccccatgggccactgatgccagaggggccAAGGGTGACTCTTCCCACTATTAGGTCAGTCACAATATTCTGATAAATCACTTTCTTTTAATATTTGTAGTTTTATTAAACAGGCCAGACTAACTTCAGACATTCTACACTTCCACGTTAATTTACTTGAGAAATAGAAAGTATTTAAACTGCACAATACATTACCCTCTctcaatgtgttttttttactgtgagcTGTGAAACATGTCTTAAATCATGTTTCATCATTATAGGCTTGTCTGGCATAGTGCTTCTCACCCCCCAGCAGACAAGGGCTCAATTTCCTGCCCAGGCAAGTACACCAGACTACTAATAAGAGCTATACAGCTAGTGTTATATTCACTTACCACTGGAACTTGATTAAGAATTAACAACATGCTCAGAatactattatttttatattacatcATGAGCTATATAAACAGAGCAAGGAAATTAAATTGCAGGTTTCTGTGCTCAATAATTGTAGCTCAGAGCTTCTCTGCTAAATCCACCGTCATGTTGGAGGACTAGTTTGTGGCTAGAAGATGCTAACCTGTGCTTGGTACTGCAGGCTGAGGGCCTCTCTCTCCTGCTGCAGGCTCTGAACGCTCTCCTCCAGAGccaactctctctctgaaggtcctgaagaCTGAGATATTGGCTGGGTTTCTTGCTCTTGATGCATCAGTGCTAAGAGTCAAGAAGAGATGAACACGATCAGTTTCCTTTCATATAAAACATCTCAGACATAATCACCTAGGTTTAATATTCAATTATCAAGATGAAGATTCGTTAGTTAGGTTAGGAAGGCAGGAACCACTAGGGGTGCCAGTAGCCCTAAAGGAGCTCTCTCTGTAGTGAGCATCTTGAGAGAGTGGGTAATTGAAAGTCTGGGCCTACTTGAGCTATGACTGGAATATACAGTGACATAGGCAGTTAGGAGACTGTAAATGGTATTGAGAAACTGTGAGGATTCCACAACATTGTGGAACAATAGAGAGCTCTCACATTTCTGTAACGGCTCCATCAGAAAGCTTTACTGCAAGGAACTCATTCTGTAATACTGCCAGCTGTGGTCGATCATCTACCGGTAAATAACGGcgagagagaaaacaaacaaacgagagcgagagagagaaagaatccATAACAGTAAGAGTTCCTTTTTTTGGTCAAACGCATTTCTGCTTGTCCAACTTCACTTTCACACTTGCTAAATGTGCAAAATGCAGTCAAAAGAGAGGTGCAGGCATTCTGTTTAGGTTCCTTGCCTTCCACTTCATAAGAAAGGAGTAATTTGGTGTATATTTGATTTCACTGAGCTTTACATTTTTGTCCATTGTTTGAAGCAGAATTCTGACCAGCGTCCCTGCTTTTCTGCGTTGTTAAGATTCCCAAAATGTgtccagtgtgtgttttcttgcaAATCATAAACCTGGCTTTCTTATGCTAAAGTAGCTataatgttttttccccctttagTTGTTTTACTACATGCAACTGCTTTTTACGTGCTTCATATTTGACCAATTCATCAAGTCAAGGTCAAGTGAACTCCAAACATGATGAAAAGGTGTAACCacccttttaaatgtattaaatggcACCATTCTATTAGcaataaatcaattaattagCACAAAGCATTGGGAATATAGACTACATATGAAATTATGgcgaaagagagagtgaagaacAGGGGTGTGCAATAAAGACCTGCAGCATTCTTCAGCTCTGTGATGTGTCCCTGTAGCTCCTGGATCTGAGCAGCACTCCTGTCCCTCTCCTCTGACATCAACGTCACCTGTCCACAACAGAAAGAGTCAATGACTTTATATACTCTATACAATACTCTATACATACTTACATATCATCATGAAGTCATGAAGAACCTTAAGTCTTCATTTgtgtcatttttcattttttgacataatgtgaatcttacatttttgatagaaatactgaaaatgaaaatgaaggtCTTCTATAAAATAGAGATTTTTGGATATACAAGATATTTTTGCAAGACAGCAATGGTAtacaatacatatgggacatatgggacactatatggacaaaagtattgggacacttgctcattcattcttcctttcaaaatcaagggtattaaaaagactgtatcctgcttttgttggagtaactgtctccactgtccggGAAAGAaggctactagattttggtgcactgctgtgaggatctctAGAGCATTACtacagtcaggatgttggataaatCACTACCCCAcatctcatcctcaactcccaaactcatctcaaaagtacttgATGGAGAAAcgagcatcattccagagaactcagttcgactgctccacagctcaatgctttggaggtgtttatacccctctagcacacacctggcattaggcagcatggtgctaataggttcatgtttacctgctccagacagtcctattctattggcaatacttctctacagggactagactgtgCATTTGTCAGTCtgcttaaagtagcagaattgcattaattaaaaggggtgtccataaacatttggacatgcagtgtatgagAGATACATACTCCCACATCCTGACAAGTGTACACATACATGTTTGCATGGGCGTGGGTGCAAAAAACAGTACCTGAGTGAGGAGCTGCTCTGTCTTGTCCTTCCACACTCTGCCCTCCTCCTGCAGCTGTTCTGCATActggtccctctctctctgcagctgtGCGACTGACTCCATGAGCTACAACACACAGCAAACGCCCATTACAGCTCCGAACCTGAATCTCAggcaggaaacacacacacttccctcaCACATTACTAAGTTCACACAAACCTGGGCTGTGTGAACCGCAAGCTGATGCTTCTCTTCTAGGAGCAGCTGAACCTGCTGGTGCTCAGAGGCAGGACCAGACTGACTGGAGAACTAGATAAAAGGAGAGGATTAAAGAGAAATTACAGATGTGTATTCAGTCATTCAGCAAAAGAAATCTGAAGATCAATAACTGTACACAAACTACAATGTATTATTTAACTATTCTCATATGCAGCTACATTAAGACAGGTCGTCTCGTCCCACTGTCAACTGTTCTATGGTGCTTCTCTAGTTATAAATAATTGGTATCAGCAGTTAATTGCATAAAAGGATGTACATATATAAGAGCAGGATGTTTAAATgacactactgcactaaaacacactatatggacaaaagtattgggacaccggctcattcatggtttcttctgaaatcaactactaataaacattttaaaaatgatcgCAATCAGGAAATAGGAaaagtatatatgtataattccACATTGGTGCATCCCTGAAATATCCCTACCCATCCCTAACTAATTACACCAATTTAAACTTTGGGAAAAGCATTGGCTGGGTTCTCACCTGTTGCAGCATAACGTCTGCCATTTCCAGCCGTTTGCGGAGGTCGTCGAGCTCCATAGTCAAAGCGCtgttctcactcactctcagtTTGAGCTGCTCAGCCAACTCAGAGCCCTGCTGCTTCATCTCCTCACCGACGTttctgagagatggagggagaaagTTAAGAGATATTGCAAGAGACACAAGTGCAATGGGTACATTCTGCACTACAGTACTGTCAACTGAACCAACTgagaaaaatgaagaaaacaaataaagccTGAGAGACGAGACTTACTTTAATCTCAAGACTTCCAGTCGCAGACCATCTCTGTCCTTCTCCAGTTCTTTATTATGCTACACaattaaaaacacaagaaaaacatGTTTCAGATCAGACCTTGTGTTCATATCATGCAAGTGAGCCATGAAAGCAGTCATGTTTTACATACAGTACCTTCTCaatttgtttttgctgtgtagAAACTGAGGACAGAGTTCTCTCCAGCTCGGATATTCTCTGTTTGCTGCTCTGCAGCCGATTGTTTAGCTCCTCTGCCTCTCCTGGGGGTGAACATTCCCACAGTTAATATCATTAACAGTCAGTTAACAAAACATATTCACAGCATAaactagggctgggtgatacGGTATAAATTCTATAACCACGATatttaaacacttttttcacgatacatttatcacaatacatgtaatcacagaatAAAACATCAGCagacagattcttataatctactattcagatactctcctgtcCTGAATAGTGATTGAATGTCATCTAAtaaaaccagtctaattacacggTTAGCAATGAAACCCGCAGCAGATCAGtatttattaagcactaacagtctcctccatatgcttagaaaagcatgtcATCATTAAATTCATCATGATATGCTAAaatagtcatattgcccagctctagcatGAACCACACCACATCTACCTGCGGATATTTACAAACGCACCTGTCTTTTGCCGTGCTGCTTGCTGTGTGTAAGACAAGGCAGTCTGCAGCTCTGATTTCTCAGACACCAGAATTCCAATGGTCTGGATGTGGACCTGAAAAATTCAGGACACACACAAGCTAGCAAATGCAGTCACACGAAAACCTTGTCtctctaaaatggcaactttacaagagaagggaAAACCTTCAATTTAGGGttttttcaatggaagtcaatgtaaaatgatttcaTTTAAGGTAATTTTGGAGTATTTAttctggtccattcatcaaaatttggacacaatgttaAGGGGAACAGCCAGAAAATGATGTCAAAGAatatatcaataaataaacaggaaATACAATTTCTGCATGGCTATGACATTACATAATTAATGTAGCCATTAAATACATAGTTAATGCTAGGTTACTTATCAAATGGTGCCAAAATATAACACATGCTCAATTTAAATGTTAGAAGATGAAAAGGTGTCTCACTTGTAGTTGCTCGCGCATAGCTCCCTGTTCCTTCACAAATTTCTGCTCAAACTCCTTGCGctcctaaaataataataataataataataataataataataaaaaacacacaattaCTTGCATAATAAATGTCCTCCGAAGCCTAGGAATCATGTTATTTTCAACAGAGCATATTTGAATAGATACtgattgtttttatatattgaaaaaaatctaaaacaaaatGACCATGATAATTAAATGAATCTATTTAGAATAATTTCTGTCTATTTTTGCATTAATAACCACTTTCCAGACATTCTGGGAATTGACTGTATTAAATCATAACTCATTATTTAATCATGAACATCATCCCTGCGGTGTTTTCCAGTAACAACAGACTTCCTCATAAAGCTCAAATTCTCATTCTTTGAATACATTCAGTTCtcaaacaacacaacacaaacataaaGCAGGTGTTAATGGTTGTTACCTtctgcagctggtctgacagcTCTTGGGACTGCTTcgtctaaacacacacacacaaaaaaacacctgttaGAATGGAAAGCTGTTAAAATGGGTTCCGGTTAAGACCAGTAACAGGTCATAGCTGGGCTTTGGCTGCTGACCAAGACACCTCCAGCATGTTGAAGAGATATGAGCAGACAGGGGGATTAGTAAGGATTAACTGTAAGGACAAGCGAAGAGACAAACAAGGTATTTTTTATGCATTCTGCTACAGCAAAGGCTCAGATCATCTGGGTCTGCTAGCCTGACAAGCAAGCTGGTCCAATGAGAAATGTGTTAGTTTACTAAGGGAAAATgatacactgcaaaaaaaacaaacaaacaaacaactcagtaactgaagaaaatgagaagaaaaagaataaaagcaATGCAATGACGAAGTGCTGGCCAGACCGGTCAGCTATTATACCATACAGTAACCAGTGCTGCATTGGAGGGTGTTGAGAGAGTGCGTGTATACATGCAGTTAGGAGAGCTGTGAGGGAGGACTGAAAGCTGGCTGTTGCATAGCCTGAAGAGTCAGATGCACGCAACATGGGCAAGACCCAGACGGCACACACACTAGGTTTACTTGGCACACTCTTTTGGACACCCTTACCAGTGTCTCTATCTTTGTAGTGAGCTGGGAGTTTGTTAGAGTGCTGGAGTCCAGAGCGGCTGCCAGCTCCTGGTTTCGAGTCTAACGTGCAggcatgcagagagagagagagagagagagagagagagagagagagagagagagagagagagggggagagagagagagagagagagagggagagagaaagagggtggATGTAAAACGTCAAACAAAtggagaaaaacacaaaacaaagcaaataaaaaactgtcagaaaataatacaataatacaaagGACCAGAAAGATCAGCCAGGATTCAGGGTCAGCTTAAAGGAATCCTCCGGTGTCTTTTAACCTGTTCTCTGAGGCACACGGTAcagtgcagaggttttaggcacctgtaaaaatgatcattaaaaagctccttatctgagGGGTGTACCACAGGGCAGATATATAGGGCCAGATATATTAAGCCCAAAGCTGAAGATTGTCCAATATCAATGCCCTTCAGCTCTTTTCCTACTGGACAGACCTGACTTTGAGCTAAAAGTTATCTGGTTAAACGACAGATCCTGCTTCATGGTAAACATCTCAGGGCAGTAAGTgcttatattgtttatattagaGATATTAGAGAAACACCGAtacggctttttcagttccaataccTATACAGATTCATAAACTTTGTCGATGCtatgttgaattaataaactgtatacctcacTATGTAGGAGAGACTtcaacattactttactaactatAAAGTTACTacatataacaaattaacacatgtATATGTAACACATATATAAATGTACTTCATTGCTATTTTTGTGTCACAAAAATAAACTATTGTGCAGGACaatcaaattcaaaataaaaaaagtcaaacttcttaaaatatattagaattaataaaatgtattagccaaaactaagaaaataagtagcttcattttgtcaaacacacaaacagtaatcagtcttatgtttaaatatttagcataaacagtaattcaaaataaaatctagcagctgaacctgagaataagTAAGTAACTTGGCCAAACATACAAGCAATACCCAAACattgcaaacatgtaaacatttagtgcagtctcacaccaaccaattaaagtaaagggatcggttccatggatcggcctaattatccgacaCCCGATCCAGCTAAATTTGTGAATATCAGGACCGATATTCAACCGTTATATATATGGGTGCATTTCTAGTTTATGTTATAATATTAATGACATTCAGtttgaaaaaggaaaaacaacaacatattaCATCAAACTCATATTTCAAAAATGGGTGCAAGTTTTCCAAGATGTTgtccatttaaagcaacaatatgtagctATTCTACCTTGAAATAATAGGATTGGATtccgcaactgtgtgtgtgtgtgtgtgtgtgtgtgcgtgtgcaggCAAAACAACTCTTGTATAATGTTGCCATAATGAGAGTTATCAGACAAAAACCCAAACAGGACATTTGATTTTAGTAAGGTGGTTTGCTTACTTTtacatatacaaatacaaataataataataataatcatcatcataattattCATTGTAATATACTGTAGATCAGTGTATTCTGGAATGTAAATGTCTTCAGGCTGGTGTAGAAGCTGCAGCTTGGTTGGAGAGATCATGTGAACACTGGAGCTCAGGCCAGAAACATTCCTTTATCATGCTGGCTAATAagtcagactgtgtgtgtgtgtgtgtgtgagaggggggGGAGTTAAAGCAGCTTGTGGAGAGGTACTGTCTAGAAAACACTGTCTAATTTACAGCACTTTCAGTAGCGTGAGAGAAAACATTCaaattatatttgtatataaattTGACAGAAAGTAGATATACAGTcctgtgaacacaaaaacatattcaaacatttgatcttcattctAACAATATTCAGAGATAGCGGTCATAGAACTGAACTAAGAGAGGCTCAGCTGCAATTTCCTTGGACAATTccaattgaatttttttttaaacatttgactGGCCAATTCCAATTTCCCTCCTTATAAATAACAGCATACAAAATGTTAAACCCTTCATTAATacttttaaatatacatatagcTAGCAGTGCATTGGAACAATCTTTATCTGTTCATAATTAAGCAGAAtcacactgtataataataatactgtataaGGAGAGTTAAACTGAACTGGAGTGAATACAGGGCTGAACAGACTTACTCATGTTTGTGATGCTGAATTTGCTAATGTTAAACAGTGCAGGTGGATGATGACACAAAGACTGTAAGAAAGGTCTATTGGGAGTCAtgatgtttgtgtgcatgtggtgCCAGCACCTTGTGTTTGTGCCACCACAATCGGTCGGTGCACAAGCGATCAATTGGTTTACAAGTGTAAATCTGGTTATAACGGTTATATGAGGCTGATGGGCCGGTCACAGGTCATAGCTGATTGTGAACCTCAAACGGCTGTGCATGCAGTACAGCTTAAAGAATTCCGCATGGAGGAGTAGGGAAACCTGTCTCCCAGCTGATGGACAGTGGACAGTAATAGGACACATCTAATTGAGGTTATTTCTATGCCAAAGGGGGAATTACCAGCCATTGGGGCATAACTAACATTTTTCTCATTAGaaaacagcatttttattaattacattttactaatAGTGTTTAAaggcatttcttcagttgtatgtgtgtAGTTATATTACCCCCATCTCTCAAAATTTcttaaaatgttcaaatatgtGAAAAAAGGACAAAGACACGTCACGATGCTcactgctatcttacaccccaccaacagtcagTTTCCCACCTTCATCCTGTGTCGTTTGGGCATGGTGGTCTCGAATTGaggtgttcaggtacatttctggcatattgctatcttggcaacggaaaacacaggcgcaccactgactgaaaacaacctaggcagacgccaacagtcagacgttcattgttATCCCAATGTGCGTACACCCCACCTTTtacacacacaaccccccccccaggaAAGCTGTACAGACCTGTTAATATTTAAACGTCTTTAAGGTTACATAGTCCCAAAATAAGTCTGATAATCTTAAGACGCTATATTTGGCTTATGGTTGTGTACAAAGCCTTCGGAATCCACTCTACATCTGCCTTATAGCTATTTCCATCCCAAGAAGATGAACTGCCCTGTTAATAAGGTCACCCTTGTCAGCGAGAGCATCTGAAGCGGAGTAGAAATAAACACAGTCTTGGCTCTTAATCTGATTTTTGTAGTTAAGTGTCCACTTTAACTTACCTCCAGTTCTCTTTCATTGATGGGAGAGGGCCCACTGTCCCCATTGACATATGATGATGGCGACTGGAGGAACAGGACCCAGGAGGAAGAGCAGATTGATTATAAAAGAACAACAAAAGAACCGCCATTACAACAGAGCAATAATGCATCTAAATTAAGTGATTCAAATCTTAATTAGTTGGACACTGCATAATGCTAATCTGCATTCTGCAGCCTTCTACGGTGTTAGTATAATGCGGCATAATGATGCATTTCGTGATTCATATGCAATGTACTGTGCAGTCCTACTTGCACAGCGGCAAAAGCAGCCATTCTGAAGCTCAGGAAAACTCCTCACCTCAGAGAGAAGGCCATTGAGCTGCTGAGAAAGTTGCCTCAGACTCTCAGTGGACGACAACGGCCTGTCAGATGACACCAAAAACAAAGAGTTTGATCAACAATCCTGTAACCCTGCTCATAAGCCTTTAAATGATTCTGACTCAGATCGAGTGACTGCTGTTGAAAGCACAGAAAGCTAAATTTAATGTTTTGTGTTGGGCCTATGACCCACTCCTTAGgctagcctttgcttagctagctcgatccaccgagtatcagacagctcagtgcagctgctgtggaGCAACTTTTGGCAATCACAGAAAGGTGCAATGAGAGATCGGTTCTGCCGTGTTTGGACCTGTACACGGCCACAGAGTCAAGacaatggtcttaggagtgttttccacggccacatttagtagactggttctTCTATCTTTCAGTCGAACTCCGTAGACGACATTAACCAGTGGGTCTCAGTTAGCTGAAACACAGACTGTGCTGTGATGTTTAGCTTGTTGGGCAACCAAGTCTAGATAGCCGGCTACGAGTCCAAATGTGGCAGAATCGGCCTCTCATTTCACCTTTCTGTTACACTCAACACCAGTTGCTTGACTTCGCTTTCTCAGATACGTGTTTTTATGGTCAACACTTGTATCGGTTAAATTTGTTCTGTGGAGAGCAGATGGTTATcttgctaactaagctaatgctaaccagatTTAGACCTGATTTAGAGCAGCTGTAATTGTCAGATTGACGATTTAACAGTATAACATGTGGATATCGCCCAACTCTATGTACATACATCCTAATTCTAAAaacattattaacatttattacaGCTCTAATAAACCAATGCAGTTGACTTTCAAGTCCATACATCTATTACATCCTTAAAACTCTCTTCAGGCAGCAAAGGATAACGAGGCCCAGAGACCTGGATTTCAAACAACATGACACCTTACCTGTTTTCTTCCAGAGAGTGTTCATCACCATTGGCATCTGGGTCACAGTTCTGTTGAGGACAAGGttggaagaaggagaagaagaaaggggGGAAATGGACAAGTTGAACATGAAGCAATGTGATGCAAGGGCAGTTAAGAATCCACTTTCTAATCCAGAGAGAGAACACCTTCACCACCAGACCACCAACAATCAGGGCAACACAATGCACCTAGCCTGTACAACACTGAACACATGCTACACTACAAACAATGAGAAGCGACACAGAGTTATTGTGTTTAGCATTTAGCTGCTAAGGTGACAAATGAGGGTTACTGGATACTGGTAATTCCAATGGACACAAAGACGTGGAAAGCAACTAGGGGTTGGTTTACACACAGACTAAGCATAGAGAATAATTTTAACTGTGATTAGAGCTTGAAATACTTGTCTGATGTCAAAGGGATCCAATTCACATCGGGATTAATTTAATGatgattcattattttaaacagtttggcATGCCAGAGCTTATTTACAGGAGTGGTTTACATCATCATATACTATTTgggcaaaaaaagtattgggacacctgtctgttcatggtttttccaaaatcaagggtattgctAAACTcgcaactacagtgggcttgtttcCCCACCTTTCAGTGGgtctcagttagctggaacacagtctgtgctgtggtgtttagcttATTAGCCAACTTTTCCAAGTCTAGATAGCTGGTCACAAGTCCACTAACTTACTTTTGCAGCTAAAAACTGCCTTTGCGTACCACAACCGGTATTAAACAACTGGAGTTTGTTCTGCTTTTCTCTGagtaaccatctctactgtccagggaagaaggctttctaccactAGAAGGATTTAATTCAGCCACAGAGTGTAAGTGAGGTCtgggtgttggatgatcgccaccccaccttatcctcaactcatcccaaaagaactgAACGAAGCACcggccatcattccagagaacacagttccactgctccacagctcaatgctggatggtcttatacccctctagcccacgcctggcactggGCATGATgctaacaggttcatgtttatcatgAGTATGCTGCGCTATACCatatccttgggcaagactcctaacactacattggcccacctctgtaatacgagtaaccttgtaagtcgctctggataagagcatcagctaaatgccgttaatgtaaaagtaaatgtaatgtttatctgctccagagagtcctattctattggcagtacttctctacagggactagacacgtgtgtgtgcacatttgcacatctgtttcagcaatgggtgaataAAGTGGCTGAAAAATTTGctatatgcattcattagacggggtgtccacaaacatttggacatatggcgTATATTCCGGTTCAGATCAAAAGTTCAGGACTGATTTATGGAAGTCTGGGTTTAGGCTATGTGGCGTCAGACAGACCTGCAGGGCAGCGTTGTCAGCGAGACACTCTGAGTTAGTAGCAGCGGAGGTGTTAGACACAGGCGAGCAGCGGGCGGGTTCAGCATTGGGAGCGTCTTCC
Coding sequences within it:
- the golga2 gene encoding golgin subfamily A member 2 isoform X3 encodes the protein MADQSRQIKLAAAKKKLKEFQQKSAPSTVSAGPKKKRKVKGAGQTDGASTDRHSPDQIENILNVMVSDLSLTNGVALPPLVNSQDHGEVGARDSPVEDAPNAEPARCSPVSNTSAATNSECLADNAALQNCDPDANGDEHSLEENRPLSSTESLRQLSQQLNGLLSESPSSYVNGDSGPSPINERELETKQSQELSDQLQKERKEFEQKFVKEQGAMREQLQVHIQTIGILVSEKSELQTALSYTQQAARQKTGEAEELNNRLQSSKQRISELERTLSSVSTQQKQIEKHNKELEKDRDGLRLEVLRLKNVGEEMKQQGSELAEQLKLRVSENSALTMELDDLRKRLEMADVMLQQFSSQSGPASEHQQVQLLLEEKHQLAVHTAQLMESVAQLQRERDQYAEQLQEEGRVWKDKTEQLLTQVTLMSEERDRSAAQIQELQGHITELKNAAALMHQEQETQPISQSSGPSERELALEESVQSLQQEREALSLQYQAQVRDNEQLSRLVQEQESRLEELERQAEQAADEAQDKLRILEDVQSDKATISRALTQNRELKDQLAELQNGFVKLTNENMELTSALQSEQHIKKEIARKMGQLQEELHNAKEQLLERTQECSSIQEQRDQYLAHLQQYSSGYQQLATEREQLHKQYLQQTQLMDRLQHDEVQGKVQLEQSQLQLQQAQERLNQLVKDNDQLKTEVQELLNSSALNTSLRDQGDGVESHSLPESFQKSSIAIPEDFESREEMEDFLHSALSRLEGERDEVLRRLEEERRLHQAALQQVAAMSHEHQHHSTCSETGNSNGVPVEVHEALRVAMEKLQERFTGLMQDKVDLKERVEELEHRCIQLSGETDTIGEYIALYQNQRAIMKQKHLEKEEYISMLAKDKEEMKAKLAELQDLVMRLVGERNEWYTRYMSAIHNPDLLPVGEDVVQPAESRMELNAVDSPASMDMSTAVELAPDSQSRTELGPVGHSEGPETPVGPSLRPREDGTARQIMQLLQEIQNPQARPAPFLGENPCIPFFYRPDENDEVKIMVI
- the golga2 gene encoding golgin subfamily A member 2 isoform X2, with product MADQSRQIKLAAAKKKLKEFQQKSAPSTVSAGPKKKRKVKGAGQTDGASTDRHSPDQDHGEVGARDSPVEDAPNAEPARCSPVSNTSAATNSECLADNAALQNCDPDANGDEHSLEENRPLSSTESLRQLSQQLNGLLSESPSSYVNGDSGPSPINERELETRNQELAAALDSSTLTNSQLTTKIETLTKQSQELSDQLQKERKEFEQKFVKEQGAMREQLQVHIQTIGILVSEKSELQTALSYTQQAARQKTGEAEELNNRLQSSKQRISELERTLSSVSTQQKQIEKHNKELEKDRDGLRLEVLRLKNVGEEMKQQGSELAEQLKLRVSENSALTMELDDLRKRLEMADVMLQQFSSQSGPASEHQQVQLLLEEKHQLAVHTAQLMESVAQLQRERDQYAEQLQEEGRVWKDKTEQLLTQVTLMSEERDRSAAQIQELQGHITELKNAAALMHQEQETQPISQSSGPSERELALEESVQSLQQEREALSLQYQAQVRDNEQLSRLVQEQESRLEELERQAEQAADEAQDKLRILEDVQSDKATISRALTQNRELKDQLAELQNGFVKLTNENMELTSALQSEQHIKKEIARKMGQLQEELHNAKEQLLERTQECSSIQEQRDQYLAHLQQYSSGYQQLATEREQLHKQYLQQTQLMDRLQHDEVQGKVQLEQSQLQLQQAQERLNQLVKDNDQLKTEVQELLNSSALNTSLRDQGDGVESHSLPESFQKSSIAIPEDFESREEMEDFLHSALSRLEGERDEVLRRLEEERRLHQAALQQVAAMSHEHQHHSTCSETGNSNGVPVEVHEALRVAMEKLQERFTGLMQDKVDLKERVEELEHRCIQLSGETDTIGEYIALYQNQRAIMKQKHLEKEEYISMLAKDKEEMKAKLAELQDLVMRLVGERNEWYTRYMSAIHNPDLLPVGEDVVQPAESRMELNAVDSPASMDMSTAVELAPDSQSRTELGPVGHSEGPETPVGPSLRPREDGTARQIMQLLQEIQNPQARPAPFLGENPCIPFFYRPDENDEVKIMVI